Below is a window of Apis mellifera strain DH4 linkage group LG15, Amel_HAv3.1, whole genome shotgun sequence DNA.
ATAATTCGTCGATTATTCATCTCTCGGTAGTGGAAAGATGTTCACGAGCATCCCCTTTTGTTCCACCCTCGAAAATCGGCATAACAAAGCCGCaactctccccctcccctcgaagAAGACGTACCTCCCTGTTCCTACTCGCGTTGCCAGCCCATTTAAATAAGGGAGACATCCCTGACGAGATAGAGATAACGCGGAAGGGAAAGGAGCACGACCCTCCGCTAGAATTCTATTGAGTGATAATCCTCCTCCCTTGAATTTTTCCCGATGTTCTTCAATTATCAAACATTACCAccataaataatcgatacgaACGCTTTCGGACATTCTCCTCTTCTCTAATCTCGATTCATCGTGAAATATGTTTTTGTGTGAAATACACttgttaacaaaaaaaaaaaaaaagaattgaagaacCGATCAATCGTTTgcgaatttttctatatttttttttcatctcccATCTTTgtctaatttttctctctctgctcTAATTgcagaagaatagaaaaaaaaatataaagaaatgtgCAACTCGTTAATTCGCTATAATAGtcgtcaataataaattaaaagttcaCAGTTTGAAAACTCATCTACAGGATACcattaaagtgaaaaaaaaatacaatataatggaTTTTTCTCTGTCAATTGTTCGATAAAATGCCAAATTCCATGCCACTTTTTTCCAGCAAatacacgatatatatatatacatatacacagaGTAAGACAACATCCAAGTTGCccttgttaataataattcggcTGGTTTGTATCAAATTTCGTCGCAGCTACCACTACGCGTGGTATTATACGTACAGCTACTTACAGATATTACATTGTTACGTAGACATATTACACCCTATGCCTTAAGAAAGTATATGGAACAAGTCTACGGAATTATATAAGGGAAATAACATTTGGTACATAGCGAGTtggtaaatagaaaattagcaAGCCCGGAGACACAAGTGGTAGGCACGATGCAGGAGAGAAATTCGTTACCGCCACTTGGAGGATGGTGAGAAAGGCGGGGGATAGGGGAAATACTGGTTTGGCATCTACGCAATTTCCTTCATTAGCATCGAATTTCCGCAAGATACCCTTCCCCCGGCTTTAACTCCATCCCCTTCGATCCCTTGGCCGAGCTACCAACACCCCTTTCCTAGAACTTATCCCTTGCATAAACCAAATCTTACCGAGCACAGATACGAGCTATTCATCGATAGTtggtaaattttcaaattttttgtaaattcattttcagtcgttttatttttaatacgaagacattggaaattaattatttaaaattatacattttgtagTCTAGCATCTAATctgatagattatatatagtcATAAGTATCGTCcacgtaatgaaaatttaaaaatttgatttttcttaaaaataaatcgaattatcaAAAGGCAATCCTCGTCTTTCTCACTCGGATCATAAAGTTATacttaaatattccaaataatatatcacattTATATTCGTGacgtaatgaaatttatctattagaAAATCATTCGTAAAAATcctctttttctaaaaattcattcaaccTTCGAAAACGAAATAGAATCGGGTTGAAACTATTTTCGATTTCTCTTGAAAATATCCTGTTGTTGAGAAATACGAATACGCCAATGTCGATCAGTTGCTATTAAATGGCCGATGATCTTTAAAATCTCCATATCTCTTTCTGTGTCTCTTTAACTTTAtatcgttataaaaaaaaaaaataataatactacgatgcaaatattttctgcATATTTCGCCAACTTCGTATAAAACGAAGATAAACGGCATGATCGTCAATATTGGACATCGAATTGTTTCATCGAAATCAGTTTCggtataatatttcgatattgctCCAGTCACCATTCCACTTTCCTCTCAACGATATTCTCTCCATCGTCAAGATCAAGTTACTATCTATCGAAGTAACCGTCCAAGAGAACAACTTGGACATATCTCATCCCATAAATCACATCGTTTCTATACATTGCACACGCACAACGCATACGtaattctctccctctctctctctccctctttgcTATCCTTCTCGtgatcaaatttcatttagcTCGATTCTCAGCGAGCAAAATGCAATTTCCATGCAAACTCCCGACCAACGGCGTAAACTTTCCTCACCGACTGGAAGTCGAGCGCGAACGAGCGGATCCTACAACGAACTCCAGAATAAAGAGATGGAAGGTTATGTCCGATCATaagcttttttttatcaaacctGAAATGACGTGAATCGCGATGAGCCAAGATAAAGAAGTTGGCGTGGAACGCGATTCTATGGTTGGCCAAGTAACTAAGCGAAGTTTATGCCTAGGGACTTTTTTCTGCCAGTGACCTacgatatactttttttcacaATCCCTATTTCGTAaactttattcgttattttatcttctaatAAATTGGTTAAACGAGCTATTTGATCAATCCATAAGTTGTCATTTCATTCTTGATGACGTATTTCCACAATTTGCAATGTTGTATTAaccaataaacaaaataaccATGTGTTTAGAACATTAAAAGAAgggaattttttgaattttaaaatcttatggATAATGTTATGGATAATGCTGAACGTTtgtgcaaaaaatttttattaatttttatttagaaaaatatttttatccaattttaataaatgcttgaaaaattatatgcatattatattgattttatataaaaatgcttTTAAGCATTtagaacatttaaaatattatcattttgcttcttcaaatttcatttatttttttttttttttcatatattatcgataaattgataaactaTTTGTTGGAAATATTGATCAAGacgtaaatttaatgatatcaaAGTCTGCGATCTGGTATGTCTGCGTCTTATCGATAGAAAACTTTTAGCGATCTCTATTTCCCAAAATTCTAGCCATTGATTTTTGGGTACGATGCTTTTGTCCTACTACAAAATATCCTTGtattgaaaagataaatctaaaagtaatattattatatctaactATACCGATGATAACAATGATATactatgataataatgatatagaagatattcaaaaaatatgagaaacagttaattggaaattttaatgaatatttttctttgcaaaaactttcgttacaatttcattaacgagttattaacaaaaaacaatTTGGAGCACAAACTAGTCAAACGGCAATGATAGCGTTGCGTGATGCTGCCAATCAAGCATcatatatcaaagaaatatatctgttgaatataataaatatctttttgtcgaaaaaaaattatattcacttataaaatagataaactaattaattattatttatattgtatatagagagaaaataggataaagaaaaagagaaggagaaattgataatggaggagaggagaaagaattgataaaggaatggaaaaagaggaattgataaagtaagaaattaataaagaagagaagaagaaggaattgGTAAAGGAGGAGAAATGGAGGAACTGACAAAAGAGAGAAGTTcgattaaagagaaaaataaagatgacAATGCCAAAAAAAGAGCAAgcgatgaaaatgataaatgataattatgaaGAAAGGGAAATATATGATAGTTagttggaaagaaagaaaattggggGAAAAAGATGAATGTCAAGGGGAAAAGTGAATGACAGAAGGATGAcaaacaagaataaaaaatgacaaaataaagaaagatgtGTCTCAAAGGAGGATGAGATTAATAACAAAAGTGACTggagaaagataaatatgataaaaaagaaagatgctCAAGAAAAGGAGGAATCCTATACGAATGTTTAGGAATGTTCCAATAACTGATATTCCCACATTTTTTAAGGGATATCctacattttacaattattttttttttaatgatattatttttcttttttatccataAATACAGCCTTCacgatttaagataaaatcgacataagattaaaaattaaataaagaaaaatatatttgtattcaaattattgttattatgtattcaaaaataaaaatttataactaaaTAGCATTAATAATAGAACATTTTCTGTATATCATTCTctcataaaaacaaaaatattcctagaatgaaaaaattttaattaatcaaaaaaaaattaataaattattaaaaatatataaatttaaaaaatgataaattataaaaaattattgtcattttaaagatatattttaaaacgaatcATTAATTTGAAAGAGAAGTGATAAAAGTATGTCCGATTAATGTTCCGTAAGTATAGTCGAGcgtttagaaattagaaaagaaaagcaaataatagaagaaggatagagatacAATAAGAATATTGAGATCAATGCCATCTTTAGAGTGTCGTAAATGAAACATGCaaaaaaaagacagaaaataatggaagaaggatagatagatagaataagaattgactATCAGCACcatctttataaaatctattcaattattttgattaattattgataaattgataaataccAAAAGTCTGtactgaaatttttcttttcaatttttaatttcgttcttcaatttttattatagtttataaaatattagaaaaaatttctttgaattaataatataaatcttaagaATACAGATATGAAACGAAATTAGACAATGatggatattaaaaaacattaattataatattgattttttgcaCTATCGGCaaacatttaaaaacattttagaaACAGATATATTACCGATTGATTCATCGAAATCGATAGATGGAATAGTAGTATTCTACTATATCTAGTTAAATCAGTATGACCGACATTGAATGAAGCTAAAAATCTATACATCATACACAAAGGTGACGGTTCTTCATGACGTCATTCATTGGGACAACATCCCCGTGGCAGGGATGTAAATTTAGCTTGAACGAAACGttgattattcaataattcaaatagttttattacaaggaaaataaaaataatgttgtaATATGAGAAATTAATGTATTGTGATTATTCGTGTCAAAGAAATAACGTTTCAGAGAATGTAAAACATCTCGTGTAAATACGCAACAAGCGTCAATGTACGAGATACGCATCGATTTCGCCGGGAAAATatgagtaataaaaataaagatttggtGAATATAAACCTCATAAATAGTAGTGGATCTCAAATGCaatatcaaacattttttGGAATAGGTGAGTAgatgagatattaaaatatatcgtcgTTCATATCTAagataattcgattcgatagaTAAGtcgaatgtaatatttaattgtttttaaaatttttttatcagtgtaagtatttttcttcataattttatttttttttgtataaaactatataaatagtaaaatattactcttgtatatacatacgtacatatacatgtatatatatttatacatatcaaAATTCGTATAGAAAGTATCTAAACATCACCACCTGTTACTACCTTATAGTGTCGTATAtaacgtataatataatttcattagattCAAACAAACAAatgtcattaaataattttaatttacatgtaTTGTgctttgtataataaaacctTGCTAAATTAGCAgcttattaaacaaaatatgctAGGCCATGTCCTTTTCAGTGTCTGACTAATATCGATCTATACTACTTAATagcattatttatcattttctaatgaaacaaaaaaatcactgttattttatttgtaaaatataacaaaatttttcttaattgaaataaaaaaaattgcgaaatcttttcaaacaaattttttttttaaattagttttattattatcattaacaaAAGCATGATCCATATCttgttatcatatataattaagatatatatcgttcaataaaaataatattatcattgtaaAGATGTACGACGAAAAGCAAAGGACATGGCACACCTGTAGATAAGAAATGCTGGACTAGTGGAAATTGAAgagtagaaaataaataaagagaaagcagtagaagatagaaaaagaattaatatacgtAGTGACTATACCATGCATATAAGGATATCCAGTCACTCTCAGCAGCATATACTTGCAAGTGCAATATTTCTTGCTATGATAGTGGTCATCAGCATCCATGTCTTCCTGTTTCCTATGTACACATATAATCCACCAGCTCATCATATAAAGATTTCATCATATGAACAAGCTCTTTGTCATACTTCTTCAAAGAATATCAATATACCACCAAAATGGGAATATCCTTGTCCCAAATATGGAATAGTTTCTGCAATTCAAGGTGGTAGACTTGGAAATCAAATTTGGGAATATGCATCAGTATGGGCTACTGCAAGAAGGACTGGTTTGGAACCATTTATGCCACATTGCATATTGAAAACTCTTgaggaatattttgaaaatcttagTATTCCTCCACTTAATTACATTGGAAAGTGTAATTTGGATGTTAATCAAATTGTTAATTCTCTTGGACAATGGAACAGTACAGaacagaatattattataccgaggtaaactattatatttcatttatgtcacaaatatttcatatttttaatatttttattaatagacatGCAGCTTATTGGTCTTTAATTTTGGTGTGGTTGGATGATGTAAGAAGAGAATTTACATTTAAGccaaatttaagaatttatgcAGAAAAAGTACTAAAAGAAATAGCagaggaatttaatttatttgaaccaACATTTGTAAGCATACACATTCGAAGAACAGATTATGTGGATTATCTatggcaaaaattaaaaatcagacCTGCGCCAGTCAGCTATTATTATGCAGCAATGGATTACTTTATTGGCAAGTATGATAATGTAGTTTTTGTAGTAACTAGTGATAATATAGTTTGGTGCAAGTATCATTTGAATAGTaaaagatatagaataaaatttgtatctgATGTGGATGCAAGAGGTCCAGGTAAAGATCTTGCAGTTTTATCAGCATGTAATCATAGTATTATAGATTATGGTACATATGGTTCGTTTGGCGCAATTTTAGCTGCTGGTGAAACTATTGTGTATAATGTAACAACATATTTTTCTACATTAATTGCCGAAGTTTTGCCAAACTGGAAAATAATGagttgaattaaaatcaaaaaatatttcatagatcTCAAATTAAAACTAATGCATGTACAAacactttattaaaaatactttttatacagAGTTTAACGATcatttcgttcgatttaaCGCGAAGATCATATtctctatatttctttcagaattaaaattgctaaaaaattttctatactattttttttattaaacatttatttactatttacaatatttctaaacaaaaatatatttcttaaatacaatattaaaaattttaatttattattccaatataaggaggcaacatatatatatatatatatatataattatttatcatagaatctaatattaatctttaaaagtttattgcatatttatatcttttcaacaatttctaaaaatccaAATGAAAGTGTagcattatattttacaaaatttttatgaatatagtataagtataatgctgataaattgtttaaaattagtaGCAATATATcagtttttcaattaattatggCACTATTAATGACAATGTTAGAAATCCATGCACTTTTAATGgtaatatactttaataaaaacataagaatttaaaataagaagagaaatacAATGGAACAATGGACCACTATAAtgtctaaaattaaaacagatgcttattttttttactacctatgattcatattcataggctttgagaaattgaatagattcaatattcttttgacAATGAACCAATAAACTGAGACTAATCTAAAAATCtgcaagaaaatttcatagtggtcaaaattaaatatacagatttttaagtgttcatattattatttcttaaatcatgatcttaattaattatttcataacatataatataatccaaaatgaaatataattatattatatatttaagatgttTTTTGAGTAAAAGAATTACAATCAAACTTgcagatatagaaaaaaaaatatcgataaaccaTAACTCTTATGATGTACAATGATTTCAACTGTGATTCTATTTCTTATTGTGCCAAATTCTTAgtgtataataacatataataattaagtgtgtgaaaaaaaatacgtatatacattcgttcgtatatatatgtgcatataaatattaagtgctgaacaaaaatattagcatattccaacatttttttatattttttgtaaatctttaaaatacagaattttctttctaattttttagtaaaatataatattattaatataaaatataatattaatatttaaaatttatttattagaatttaaaataactatatgataaaaataaaaagtaaaaagtaataaaggattattttcagtgaaacaataaaaaaaatattattttgcaatataaataatcaacaatattcaacttatactttaaaattatattttaacaaaaaattgttgataaaattctatattttaaaaatttacgaaagaCGTTATTACAAAAACTACAGTGTgccaatatttttgtttagtactgtatatatgtacatataataagattatatctatacaaaatattatataatgttttcaaatgagtaaagaaaaagacaattaaatatttgttcacttaataattaaatgtttccaaaactaaaaaagttaatagatGTGAAAAGTATTTTACATAAGTccatgttatatatttataataagtgtTTAAACCTTATATTAACCACGTGACctgatatattcaatttataatatttagtaaatGTGTCTATGTCTATAtgttaatatctatatataaatatctatatattatatatatataaaacatctttaatataattgtgccTGTtagttgttaaaaaattataaaaaatataaaatgaagattCATTATAAGTTacaactaaaataaataattaaaaaatattaaacaatcaaATAGAGAATTTATACAACTATCAGGCACTAATATGATCTACTCTGTAAATTCtgtgataattttatgtaatttgtaaaaaaataaaacagatgcattaaaaatgattcatttcacaaaataaaaatattctgcatcagaaattatttaaaatttttttgttattaatttgattttattatttttacatttcactAATTAATAgtgaaagtatattatatgatcaaaaataaaaagtatcattAAAATCCTAATGTTATAAAAGACTAACGATTCGAAGTAACAAGACCAGCAGGTCCCAATCCTAATTTTGTAGTAATTGCTTTTACTCTCAATGGCTGAAAACCAAGTTCACTTTTTGGAATTCCATATTCTTGTAATTTAGTTTCATACGATCGAAGTAGATCGTCATGCGCTTTACACACTTTCGCTAATTCATACTGAAGATCTTGTATTgcgttatttttcttattcagcatattctttaaaaaaaaacatttatataaatatatatatatacataaaatacataacatatatatacataaaataaggagaaaaaaaaagaaaaaaatatacaaacctCTAATTTTTGATTAGCATTAATGACTGCCATTGGATCTAATTGAGCAGCAGCAAGCACTTCGCTGATTTGTGCTTCGCGCTGCTCTAATAAATCGGATAATTTTTCGAGtttcttttccaaaagaacattttttaatcctgTTTTTTGTTGCAGTTCAAGTATTGCTGAGACAAATCTTGCATgtaattcatttctttcagATTGAcactaaacaataaaataccaacatttaatgaataaaatagataattatttttaaaaaaacataacatttttatttactttttcaaatcGTACTTCTAGTACTTCATTTTCCCATCTTAAATTCTCCAAATCTTTGGCAGTTGTtgctaatctttttttaatattctgaaattaaagttttaaataaaaagtaatcaatataagaaaaaatattgtaaatactaACAGCCAAACTTTGTTTATCTTTTTCGTAATTTGCTAATTGACCAGTAAGAGTTGCTAAAGATTCCTCATACGATTTCACATTgccagaatattttttattttcaattattaattctcgtACTTGTTTTTTCATGCGTTCTTCattatttctcatttcatCCATTTGTTCCtgcaaattcattatttacattatatatgaatgaagttatataaatatataacttatatataatattatatatttattataagttatataaataacttcattttttaatcaactaTACCTTCATACTCTTAATCAAAGATAGATTATTAAgagtaatatcattataataagcTTTCATTTCTGCAAATGCAACTTCATggtttttaatcaaatttgtaatttgtgtattttttctttcttctacttCAGTCATTTCCATACGATGTTTTAAAGTAAGAGCTTCATATTGACTTGTTAATTTGTGTTCATATTTTTGTTCTAGTTCTATagcttcattttcaaattgttttactagtttatctatttcttctgcatatttctaaataataataaatatttatttacatattattatatatatagtatttaaaagtaataaaataaatttttttcataccaattttaatgtttttatttcatttaaatgtgCTAAGTCCTGttctttttgcattttttttaattctcttttatctttaattaattcgttttcTTGAAGAGTATAATCATCTTGTGCCATTTTAAGAGCAACCATGTGTTCAGCTTTAGTTTCTGACAAATCAGTTTGATGCTCATACATTAAGTGCTttactttttgtttatataatttaagctCTGCTTCATGTTTTTCTGATAACTCTTCTTTTTCAcgttctttgtttctttaaaaatactatatataaattaaatgatactaaaatattaaatttgcaatcaaatatatatataagaaataccTGACAGTTGCTTGCGCTTCATCTAATTGATGTCTTGTGATTTCCCAATAAGTTCTGATTTTATCTCTttcaagttgaaaaaaatttctttcctctcgtTCGCGTTCTATTTCTTCAAGTACCCTATGtgcatatatttctaattgttCTCTATTCATTTTTGTTGTATCTGCTCCATCAAGGGTACGTGCTTTTGCTTTCTTAGGTccctaaaaaatttaaatataaaaagaaataatttatatatacaattagaaaatttttaaatttataaactcaccatttttataaaaaattaaaattaaaaaagtcgAATACCACGaaaatatctatctatttctgttgattacaaataaaaatttaagaaaataaataataacatcaattaatattttagaatcgatatctttattttataatttcattaataaagataCATCGTTTCAACATGAAATTATAGTGTTTTGTTCGATTAGTTGCTAAGTAACCAAACTTAAAACTTaaagagaatatataaaatagggaatataaatataatttaataaatataaatataatttataatataataaaaagaaaaactattttatttcctaataattgtgttattttattataaatataataaaataatatttatttttatataattttattataaatattcatgcaATGAAAAACACATTAAATGCATGTATGTAAGtctattaaacatatttaaaatattcgtttacaatataaaatttctaatatttcgcatccaataagaaattatttattaatataaactatatatattctatttcataaaaataaacttataaacaaatttaaaaattttctttttgttatatatttgtaaatttatacaaatattagccataataataaatgtatcataaaatatgtttagaaaaaacattttttttatagtgttatataatacaaatatcattGTGATATTTATCGTTCTATTGTTTatcatgttataaattattctataaaaaaaatgtttaataatatgttatgtGTTTATATCTCGAAGCACCgcacatatttataattcagtaatgataaatatattatcaaatatattttgaaaataactaaaaaatgcATGTTATTAACCTATAAATGTGGCCACTAAGCAATAtactttgtattaattttgatcattATCATAACAAATtactaatcaattattatattttatgtcttttaataatcaatgtaaaaactattaataataataacaattattaataataataataataatagatattaagtacttatcaatataatttttttcttctgtttttttaataatcatagacaattaaaagattgtatataattataacaaatactaTGTTGTTTATGTgagcatatatttataaaaacatttaaaaaataaaatatgaggtAGACTCATTTTActgatataaagaatattgtgTAGGATTTATGCGTTTGAGTCTTGGtccattataattttctatataaagtCGTGCAAGGTTTGTGCCCACATTAGGTTTTTATGCAGTTTTATGCAATTATGTAACgcgttttaaaatatcatactgTGCTCATTCATTAAaactataacaaatataattacatttaaaagtaATACAATCCtgatcttatatttatatcattactaAAATACTTCCTGAgaaactaaatattatataagaaaataaataattatgttaaataattatataatcattttcatgaaaaaggTTCATTTGAATTAGAGAATCAAATGGaatgatatatatgtttatgtattatttctttctatactTTTGTTTCACCTTTAAATTGAAGCAGACATCCTACAGCACCAAAATAgccctaaaattaaaaaagattaattaataaataaatacatttaaatttatttaaaaaaattattatatattctaccTCATGTTCTAGAAATAGAGCTTTCATAGTTCCTTTAGACCAATAATCCATAGCATAAGCCAGAAGTTTCATTGATATAGGATTTACTCTGAGAAAGTTTCCTACAAATACAAcctaaaatttcaatcaatattattaataaaaattgaatataataaatacaataatcaatattaatataataatataaatattttttactctcTCAATTTTTTCGTTAACAGCACACATACGAGCGATAGAGCCAATATTGTTTGTAATAGTAACAAGTGTTGCACGTGCAAGATCTTGTTTACTAACAGCATTCCGTCGCTCTTTAGAATTCATTTGtccaaaactatatataacagaataatacatataaataaaaaataaattataaaaacataaaatgaaaatgatttatttattcattgaaattattaccTGCTTGCAACAAGATCTCCAGGAAGACCAAAAGGTCCATAA
It encodes the following:
- the LOC726095 gene encoding galactoside 2-alpha-L-fucosyltransferase 2, translated to MHIRISSHSQQHILASAIFLAMIVVISIHVFLFPMYTYNPPAHHIKISSYEQALCHTSSKNINIPPKWEYPCPKYGIVSAIQGGRLGNQIWEYASVWATARRTGLEPFMPHCILKTLEEYFENLSIPPLNYIGKCNLDVNQIVNSLGQWNSTEQNIIIPRHAAYWSLILVWLDDVRREFTFKPNLRIYAEKVLKEIAEEFNLFEPTFVSIHIRRTDYVDYLWQKLKIRPAPVSYYYAAMDYFIGKYDNVVFVVTSDNIVWCKYHLNSKRYRIKFVSDVDARGPGKDLAVLSACNHSIIDYGTYGSFGAILAAGETIVYNVTTYFSTLIAEVLPNWKIMS
- the LOC411937 gene encoding dynein regulatory complex subunit 4, translated to MGPKKAKARTLDGADTTKMNREQLEIYAHRVLEEIEREREERNFFQLERDKIRTYWEITRHQLDEAQATVRNKEREKEELSEKHEAELKLYKQKVKHLMYEHQTDLSETKAEHMVALKMAQDDYTLQENELIKDKRELKKMQKEQDLAHLNEIKTLKLKYAEEIDKLVKQFENEAIELEQKYEHKLTSQYEALTLKHRMEMTEVEERKNTQITNLIKNHEVAFAEMKAYYNDITLNNLSLIKSMKEQMDEMRNNEERMKKQVRELIIENKKYSGNVKSYEESLATLTGQLANYEKDKQSLANIKKRLATTAKDLENLRWENEVLEVRFEKCQSERNELHARFVSAILELQQKTGLKNVLLEKKLEKLSDLLEQREAQISEVLAAAQLDPMAVINANQKLENMLNKKNNAIQDLQYELAKVCKAHDDLLRSYETKLQEYGIPKSELGFQPLRVKAITTKLGLGPAGLVTSNR